From the genome of Periplaneta americana isolate PAMFEO1 chromosome 15, P.americana_PAMFEO1_priV1, whole genome shotgun sequence, one region includes:
- the LOC138715525 gene encoding zinc finger protein 664-like, translating into MDFIKMEPEVDPLAFVTSCNTYIEEKKPLLEKMNLLDLHVTEIKTESLDQSYNNTSEIGYGETSVPTNFSTEKCDSVEWSCDVDTVKEELKLEVTAEQDEVLTEGIGVLHGDTVSSEFSSVCLEEHISVEQSSDIALSSHIPACKTPAEEISFAKANFHEHTAQQAFKCRVCGKCFSESADLEEHARLHTRKSSVKCEVCGKCFTQATSLHRHAGLHTGERPFKCDVCGKSFSQAWNLKMHSRVHTGERAFECHVCGKCFLQPGNLTTHARIHTGERPFVCNVCGKAFALSGGLKKHSRLHTGERPFKCDVCGKSFSDSGTLRDHARVHTGEKPFKCDICGNCYSHRRSIKYHKCLPQ; encoded by the exons ATGGATTTCATCAAGATGGAACCCGAGGTCGACCCATTGGCCTTCGTAACAAGCTGTAACACATATATAGAAGAGAAGAAGCCCTTATTAGAG AAAATGAATTTGTTGGATCTGCATGTGACTGAGATAAAGACTGAAAGCTTGGACCAGAGTTACAACAACACATCTGAGATTGGATATGGAGAAACATCAGTGCCGACTAATTTCTCCACGGAGAAATGTGACTCTGTG GAATGGTCATGTGATGTGGACACTGTGAAAGAGGAGCTGAAGCTGGAAGTGACGGCGGAGCAGGACGAAGTATTGACTGAGGG GATTGGAGTTCTCCATGGCGATACTGTGTCATCAGAATTCAGCAGTGTTTGTCTTGAAGAGCATATTTCGGTAGAGCAGAGTTCCGACATTGCCCTGTCATCTCACATACCAGCTTGCAAAACGCCTGCTGAAGAAATATCTTTTGCAAAAGCGAACTTTCATGAACACACAGCCCAGCAGGCATTCAAATGCCGTgtgtgtgggaagtgtttctcGGAATCTGCGGATCTCGAAGAACATGCACGTCTGCACACAAGAAAGTCATCTGTGAAATGCGAAGTCTGTGGGAAGTGTTTCACGCAAGCCACAAGTCTTCACAGGCACGCAGGTCTACACACGGGGGAGAGGCCCTTCAAgtgcgatgtgtgtggaaagaGTTTCTCGCAAGCGTGGAACCTCAAAATGCACTCACGCGTACACACGGGCGAACGAGCTTTCGAGTGCcatgtgtgtggaaagtgtttcctGCAGCCTGGAAATCTGACTACGCACGCGCGGATACACACGGGAGAGAGGCCATTCGTGTGCAACGTTTGTGGAAAGGCTTTTGCTCTTTCGGGAGGTCTTAAGAAACATTCACGTCTACATACCGGCGAaagaccattcaaatgcgatgtctgtggaaagtCTTTTTCGGATTCGGGAACTCTAAGAGACCACGCACGGGTccacacaggcgagaagccattcaagtgTGATATCTGTGGTAATTGCTATTCTCATCGGCGAAGTATAAAATACCACAAATGTCTGCCACAATAA